A region of the Clostridium sp. AN503 genome:
GGTGATCATGTTCCTGATCCCGCTGTGCGTGATCTTTTTCAAGGAGCCTCTGACCGCCATGGTGGAGAAAAAAGCCGAGGTCATGCCGAAGGAAAAAGGCATGTTCTTTGTGCAGGGCTTCTTTGAGCTGTTCGAGGTATGCTTAAGCTACTTCTCTAACACCCTTTCCTTCGTCCGTGTGGGCGCGTTCGCTGTAAGCCACGCGGCTATGATGGAGGTGGTTTTGATGCTGGCAGGCGCAGAGGCGGGAAGCCCCAACTGGCTTGTCATTATCCTGGGCAACTTATTCGTCTGCGGTATGGAAGGGCTTATTGTAGGAATCCAGGTACTTCGTCTGGAATACTATGAACTGTTCAGCCGGTTCTACAAAGGCACCGGGCGGGAGTTTAAGCCCTACGGCAAGGCGGAGTAAGACATATACAAATATTATAAATAAAAGGAGAGTAAAATCATGACAGTATTAGCAAAAATCGCATTATCTGCAGCACTTATCTTAAGCATCGCCATCCCGTTTGGCGTATTTGCAGCCGGGGAAAAGACAAAAGGCCGCTATAAGACCGCGCTGGGCATCAACACCCTGCTCTTTATGGGTACTCTGATCGTCGCTGGCGGCATGATGTTCTCCGGCACCGCAGTGGCTGCCGAGACCACCGCCGCATCAAGCGCAGCCGGCTGGGGATATTTAGCCGCTGCCCTTTCCACCGGAATGAGCTGTATCGGCGGCGGTATCGCCGTGTCCGCTGCAGCGTCCGCAGCTCTGGGCGCCATCAGTGAAGACGGTTCCATCCTTGGTAAATCCCTCATCTTCGTAGGCCTTGCCGAAGGTGTGTGCCTGTACGGACTGATCATTTCCTTTATGATCCTTGGTAAACTTTAATCCTATGAAAATGTATTTGATCAGTGACAACGTGGACACCTGGACCGGCATGCGTCTCGCCGGTGTGGAGGGCGCCGTTGTCCATGAAAAAGAGGAACTGAAAGCGGAGCTTTCAAAGGTCCTGGCCGATAAGGAGATCGGAATCGTGCTGCTGACAGAGAAGTTCGGGCGGGATTTTCCCGACCTGGTAAACGATGTGAAGCTGAACCATAAGCTTCCTCTGTTTGTGGAGATCCCAGACCGCCATGGTACCGGCCGCAAGCCGGACTTTATCACCGCTTATGTAAATGAAGCCATTGGACTCAAGTTATAGGAAGGAAGGTAGGTGATCCCTTTGACCACAGAGGAAAAATTACAGCATTTTCTGGACACCTGTATGGAAGATGCGCGGACCCGGAGCAACCGGATGTTGGACGAATACAAAAAGGCCTTAGAACAGACCTTTGAGGAGCACAAGTCCGATGCCCGCCGCCGCGCCGACATGCAGCTCCGCCAGGAAACGGAAAAAATCGAACGGGAAATCAACAAAAAGCTTTCCATAGAACAGATCAGTATCAAACGGACCCTGGGCTTAAAACAGGAGGAACTGAAAGACAAATTATTCGTGGAATTAAAAGATATGCTGGCTAACTTCCTGGAAACCCCGGAATACCAAAAGCTTCTGGAAGTTCAGGTAGCAAAGGCCGTAGAGTTTGCCGGGAGCGATCCCATCATCATATACTTAGACCCTGTCGACGAAGATAAGGTGCGCAGGCTTGCCCTCCACAACGGAAAAGCGCAGATCAAGGTCAGCGAATATTCCTTTACCGGGGGCTGCCGGGCGGTGATCCCGAACCGCC
Encoded here:
- a CDS encoding ATP synthase subunit C, with amino-acid sequence MTVLAKIALSAALILSIAIPFGVFAAGEKTKGRYKTALGINTLLFMGTLIVAGGMMFSGTAVAAETTAASSAAGWGYLAAALSTGMSCIGGGIAVSAAASAALGAISEDGSILGKSLIFVGLAEGVCLYGLIISFMILGKL
- a CDS encoding V-type ATP synthase subunit F, whose protein sequence is MKMYLISDNVDTWTGMRLAGVEGAVVHEKEELKAELSKVLADKEIGIVLLTEKFGRDFPDLVNDVKLNHKLPLFVEIPDRHGTGRKPDFITAYVNEAIGLKL
- a CDS encoding V-type ATP synthase subunit E translates to MIPLTTEEKLQHFLDTCMEDARTRSNRMLDEYKKALEQTFEEHKSDARRRADMQLRQETEKIEREINKKLSIEQISIKRTLGLKQEELKDKLFVELKDMLANFLETPEYQKLLEVQVAKAVEFAGSDPIIIYLDPVDEDKVRRLALHNGKAQIKVSEYSFTGGCRAVIPNRHILIDNSFQTKLEEARENFHFDLSLTEGGRANG